GTACCTGCTTACTTCAATGACGCTGAGCGCCAGGCAACAAAAGATGCCGGCCGCATCGCAGGACTTGAAGTGGAGCGCATCATCAACGAACCGACTGCTGCAGCACTCGCTTATGGCCTCGATAAAATGGAACAGGATCAGACCATCCTTGTTTATGACCTTGGGGGCGGTACGTTCGACGTATCCATCCTTGAACTTGGCGATGGTGTGTTTGAAGTCCGTGCCACAGCCGGCGATAACCGTCTTGGCGGGGATGATTTTGACCAGGTGATCATTGATTACCTTGTACAGGAATTCAAGAAAGATAACGGCATTGACTTGTCGAAAGACAAAATGGCGACACAGCGTCTGAAAGATGCAGCGGAAAAAGCGAAAAAAGACTTGTCCGGTGTAACGAGCACGCAGATCTCACTGCCGTTCATCACAGCAGGAGAAGCGGGCCCGCTGCATCTGGAAGTAACATTGACACGCGCGAAATTCGATGACCTGACTTCAGATCTTGTGGAACGCACAATGGGACCTACCCGTCAGGCGATGAAAGACGCCGGTGTCTCGAAATCCGATCTCGATAAAGTTATTTTGGTCGGCGGTTCAACCCGTATTCCGGCTGTACAGGAAGCCATCAAAAAAGAAACTGGGCAAGATCCGCATAAAGGTGTAAACCCGGACGAAGTTGTCGCCATGGGCGCAGCGGTTCAGGGCGGCGTCCTGACAGGCGACGTAAAAGATGTGGTTCTTCTTGACGTAACACCATTGTCGCTTGGAATTGAAACAATGGGCGGCGTGTTCACGAAACTGATCGAGCGCAACACGACTATCCCGACTTCTAAATCACAGACGTTCTCGACGGCTGCAGACAACCAGCCGGCTGTTGACATCCATGTACTGCAGGGTGAACGTCCGATGGCAGCAGACAACAAAACGCTCGGCCGTTTCCAGCTTGCGGACATTCCGCCGGCACCGCGCGGCGTACCGCAGATCGAAGTGACATTCGATATCGATAAAAACGGTATTGTGAACGTTAAAGCGAAAGACCTGGGTACACAGAAAGAACAGAACATCACCATCCAGTCCAGCACAACGCTGTCTGAAGATGAAATCGAGCGCATGGTGCAGGAAGCGGAAGCAAATGCCGAAGCGGATGCAAAACGCAAAGAAGAAGTTGAGCTTCGCAATGAAGCCGATCAGCTTGTCTTCCAGACAGACAAGACGCTTACGGACCTCGGTGATAATGTTTCTGAAGAAGAGAAGCAGCAGGCTGAAACAGCTCGCGATGAACTGAAAACAGCACTCGAGTCAGACTCGATAGATGACATTCGCGAAAAGCGCGACAATCTGCAGAGCGTCCTGCAAGGTCTGGCAACGAAAGCTTATGAGCAAGCAGCCCAGGCAGCACAAGCGGGCGGCGCTGATGGTGCCGGTCAGGCAGACGACGGCGTGGTAGACGCAGATTTCGAAGAAGTCAACGACGACGATAAAAAAGAGTAAGCAGTAGAGGAAAAGTCAAAGCGGAAGATGGCGCTTTGGCTTTTTCACTGTCCAAGCTCCAGCGCCCAGCCCCTCGAGGTCGCTTCGATCCCGCCTGCGATGGCTAAGACGGCCATCACCTGCGGACCCTCCAGCGCTTGTCGGGGCTGAACAGGGCGCTTGTGCTTTTCTTATTGTCTTTTGCAACTGTAATTTTTTCCGTGTACAATAGCTAATGATTGAAGGCAGGAGTGTGACTTATGGAGAAAAGAGATTATTATGAAGTGCTGGGTGTGTCCAAGGATGCATCGAAAGAAGAATTGAAAAAGGCTTACCGGAAGCTGTCAAAGCAGTATCACCCGGATATCAATAAAGAAGCGGATGCTGCAGATAAATTCAAGGAAATCAAAGACGCTTATGAGACGCTGAGTGATGATCAAAAGCGTGCGCATTATGATCAGTTCGGCCATACAGACCCGAATCAGGGCTTTGGCGGGGGCGGATTCGGCGGCGCCGAAGGCTTTGGTTTCGAAGACATCTTCAGTACATTTTTCGGCGGCGGCGCCCGGAGACGGGATCCGAATGCACCGCGTAAAGGCGAAGACTTGCAATATGTCATGGATATCGATTTCATGGATGCCGTGTTCGGCAAAGATGAAGAGATTGAGATCCCGAAAGAAGAAACGTGTGAAACCTGTGACGGTTCCGGTGCCAAACCGGGAACGAAACCGCAGCGCTGTCCGCATTGTGAAGGCACCGGCCAGATGAATGTGACGCAGGACACTGCTTTCGGCCGGATTGTAAACCGGCGGGTGTGCCATTATTGTGAAGGCACCGGCCAAATCATCAAGGAAAAATGCCCGACTTGCCACGGCGACGGCCGGGTCGTTAAATATAAAACGATCAAAGTTGTCATTCCGGCAGGCGTGGAAGATGGCCAGCAGCTCCGCGTAACCGGACAGGGCGGCCCCGGTATCAATGGAGGCCCTGCAGGCGATCTGTATGTCGTATTCCGCGTGAAAGCGCACGATAAGTTCAAACGGGACGGCGATGACATTTATTTGGAACTCCCGATCACATTCCCGCAGGCAGCACTCGGAGATGAAGTGGAAGTTCCCACAGTCAGCGGAAAAGTGAAACTGAAAATTCCAGCCGGCACACAAAGCGGTGCCCGATTCCGTCTTAAAGGCAAAGGCGTGAAAAATGTCCACGGCTATGGCATCGGGGATCAGCATATCATCGTAAAAGTCAAAACACCGACAAAGCTTAGCGATAAACAACGGCAGCTGCTCCGTGAGTTCGCGGAGATCAGCGGAGACATTCCGGAAGAACAGGGAAGTTCATTATTCGCGAAAATCCGCCGGACGATTAAAGGTGAATAAAGGAGCGGAATGCCAGTGAAATGGTCAGAACTGTCCATTCATACAACCAATGAAGCAGTGGAGCCGATTTCGAATATTTTGCATGAAGCCGGTGCCAGCGGAGTTGTCATCGAGGATTCAGAAGAATTGACACGGGAGCATCCGGACCGCTTCGGGGAGATCTATGCCTTGGATCCGGATGAATTCCCGCAGGAAGGGGTCATCGTCAAAGCTTATTTGCCGGTGACAAGTTTTATCGCGGAAACAATTGAAGGAATCCGGCAGGCCGTCCATCAATTGACGGCATTTGATATCAATACCGGCCGGGCGGAGATCACAGTGAGTGAAGTGCACGAAGAGCAATGGGCGACAGCCTGGAAGAAATATTACCATCCGGTAAAGATTTCCCAGCGGTTTACGATCGTACCGACATGGGAAGAGTACACACCTGTTGCAAGCGACGAGCTGATCATCGAACTTGATCCCGGCATGGCGTTTGGCACCGGCACACATCCGACCACGGTGATGTGTCTGCAGGCGCTTGAGAAAACAGTGAACCCGGGAAATCAGGTCATCGATGTTGGAACCGGGTCCGGTGTGCTGGCAGTCGGCGCAGCTTTACTGGGTGCAGCACATGTCCATGCACTCGATTTGGATGAAGTCGCAGTGACTGCTGCCCGGGAAAACGTGAAGCTGAACAATACGCACGACCGGGTGAATGTGGTGCATGGCAATCTGCTGGATACGATTGAGGCGCCAGGAGATGTCGTCATTGCGAACATCCTGGCGGAAGTAATCATCTCGTTCACAGACGATGCCCTAACTGCAGTGAAACCGGGGGGATATTATGTGACTTCAGGCATTATCGGCGCTAAAAAAGAGGATGTGAAACAAGCCCTCATCGCTTCAGGCTTCGTCATTGACGAAGTGATGATGATGGAGGACTGGGTCACGATCATTTCAAAAAAACCGCTTTAACAGGAGGCAGCTGATGCAGCGATATTTTGTGGAAGGGCCTGTGCCGGCAAACGGAGAAGTCCAGCTGTCAGGAGACGATGCACGCCATATCACCAAAGTGATGCGCGGTGCACCCGGGGACAGGATTATCATCGTGATGGAAGAAAAGGCCTACG
Above is a genomic segment from Planococcus lenghuensis containing:
- the dnaK gene encoding molecular chaperone DnaK, which encodes MSKIIGIDLGTTNSCVAVLEGGEPKVIPNPEGNRTTPSVVAFKNGERQVGEVAKRQSITNPNTISSVKRHMGTDHKVEAEDKKYTPQEVSAMILQYLKGYAEEYLGEKVEKAVITVPAYFNDAERQATKDAGRIAGLEVERIINEPTAAALAYGLDKMEQDQTILVYDLGGGTFDVSILELGDGVFEVRATAGDNRLGGDDFDQVIIDYLVQEFKKDNGIDLSKDKMATQRLKDAAEKAKKDLSGVTSTQISLPFITAGEAGPLHLEVTLTRAKFDDLTSDLVERTMGPTRQAMKDAGVSKSDLDKVILVGGSTRIPAVQEAIKKETGQDPHKGVNPDEVVAMGAAVQGGVLTGDVKDVVLLDVTPLSLGIETMGGVFTKLIERNTTIPTSKSQTFSTAADNQPAVDIHVLQGERPMAADNKTLGRFQLADIPPAPRGVPQIEVTFDIDKNGIVNVKAKDLGTQKEQNITIQSSTTLSEDEIERMVQEAEANAEADAKRKEEVELRNEADQLVFQTDKTLTDLGDNVSEEEKQQAETARDELKTALESDSIDDIREKRDNLQSVLQGLATKAYEQAAQAAQAGGADGAGQADDGVVDADFEEVNDDDKKE
- the dnaJ gene encoding molecular chaperone DnaJ; amino-acid sequence: MEKRDYYEVLGVSKDASKEELKKAYRKLSKQYHPDINKEADAADKFKEIKDAYETLSDDQKRAHYDQFGHTDPNQGFGGGGFGGAEGFGFEDIFSTFFGGGARRRDPNAPRKGEDLQYVMDIDFMDAVFGKDEEIEIPKEETCETCDGSGAKPGTKPQRCPHCEGTGQMNVTQDTAFGRIVNRRVCHYCEGTGQIIKEKCPTCHGDGRVVKYKTIKVVIPAGVEDGQQLRVTGQGGPGINGGPAGDLYVVFRVKAHDKFKRDGDDIYLELPITFPQAALGDEVEVPTVSGKVKLKIPAGTQSGARFRLKGKGVKNVHGYGIGDQHIIVKVKTPTKLSDKQRQLLREFAEISGDIPEEQGSSLFAKIRRTIKGE
- the prmA gene encoding 50S ribosomal protein L11 methyltransferase, with amino-acid sequence MKWSELSIHTTNEAVEPISNILHEAGASGVVIEDSEELTREHPDRFGEIYALDPDEFPQEGVIVKAYLPVTSFIAETIEGIRQAVHQLTAFDINTGRAEITVSEVHEEQWATAWKKYYHPVKISQRFTIVPTWEEYTPVASDELIIELDPGMAFGTGTHPTTVMCLQALEKTVNPGNQVIDVGTGSGVLAVGAALLGAAHVHALDLDEVAVTAARENVKLNNTHDRVNVVHGNLLDTIEAPGDVVIANILAEVIISFTDDALTAVKPGGYYVTSGIIGAKKEDVKQALIASGFVIDEVMMMEDWVTIISKKPL